The nucleotide sequence CAGTAAAGAAGAACTTATTGGATGGGTTAGAcaagttggaaaagaaaatggaattgttaTCGTGATAAAGGGTTCTGAATGTGGAGGTCCCGGAAGGCCATTTAGAGTTCGTTTTGCTTGCGAAAGAGGTGGAAAATATAGACCatcaaaaaagagagaagaatcaGGGGAAGAATTAAAACGTAAGTGTACGGGTTCAAAGAAATGTGATTGTCCATTTCAATTAGTTGGCCTCAAAGTTTTAGACGAAAAATGGAAGTTGAAGATTACATGtggatttcacaatcatgtACCATCAActcaacttgagggtcattcataTGCAGGGCGGCTtacagaagaagagaaaaaaatattgaatacaaTGTCTAATAATCTTGTGAAgcctagaaatattttgatggcTATAAAGGCACAGGACCATAGAAACGCAActactatcaaaactatatataatgcacgTCAAAGATATAGACTTATAGAGAAAGGTGGTCGATCACAAATGCAAcagttgatgaagaaattaggagaatgtaattatgtggaATGGCATAGATGTGAGAGATCAACAGATTGTATTACAGATTTATTTTGGGCTCATCCGATGGCTATAGAGTTATTAAAGGTATTTCCCCATGTTTTAATAGTGGattgtacatacaaaactaatagGTACAGATATCCACTGCTTCAGATTGTTGGTGTAACATCCACTGAATTGACTTTTCCTGTTTCATTTGCATTCATGGATCATGAATACGAGGATAACTATACATGGGCAATGGAAAGATTACAGAGTTTGATGGGATCTAATATATTTCCGAGAGTAGTTGTTACGGACAGAGAATTAGCATTGATAAATGCAATACATAAAGTGTTTCCAAATGCTACCACTTTATTGTGCAGgtggcatatatcaaaaaatgtacTCGCTAATTGTAAGAAGTTCTTCGATAGAAAAGAGACATGGGAGAAGTTTATATTAGGTTGGCAGTTTGTTATGTTTGCCTCAACTGAGAATGAATATGAACGTCGGCTTCATGACTTAACAATTGAGTATCATATATATGACAATGcacttgattatgtgagaaatgCATGGTTGAATAATTATAAGGAAAAGTTTGTTGCAGCGTGGACAAATAAGATAATGCATTTTGGGAATGTTACTACTAACATGTACTATTTATAAAACTCagatcttatatatttttacttattatttatattataatatactaaaaaattaCGATATCTGATATATCAATATGATTTTGTTCAAGGGCTGAGAGTGCGCATGCGAAGCTGAAAAGACATCTTGGATCATCTCAAGGTGATTTTGAGTCATCATGGACAATCATCAACTCTCTTATTGAGTTACAGCATACTGAGATCAAAGGATCGTTTGAGAAGAGCTTAACATTGGTGCAACATAATTTCAAACCAGAAATTTTCAGAGAATTACGAGGTATTATCTCTAGAAATGCAATGAATATGGTGTTAAAGCAAACACAAATAGCTCAGAAAATTGGGGTGGATAAGATTTCATGTGGATGTGTGATAAGAAGTACACATGGTTTGccttgtgcacatgaaattgcAGAGTTCATCATTCAAGGACGACCAATTCCCTTATCAGTTGTGCATTCTCATTGGAGAAAGTTACATTTGATGCAGACTAGTTGTGATGAAGATATCTCATCTCTACTGATGATTGAGCTAGAGATAGATACCATATATAAGAAGTTTCAATTAGAATCAGAGGCAGGTAAATTggtattgaaacaaaagttgagAGAATTAGTTGATCCTGCTACAACTTCATTGATGGCGCTAAGTGTTAAAGTTAAAACAAAAGGTAAGCCATCctcaaagaaaaaatatcactttGATAGTTCTACCAAGCGTGATccatcttattttgaaatagtacAGTCTTCTCATGATAATACAACCCCAGTAATACAGAGTTCAAGTAAGATAAGGAAGGAATGTAAGCATTCAAAATCTCGTGTGAATGTGAAATATAGATTGCAAGGTTATGATGATTCTTTTCCACCAAACATACAATATTTCATACACAATATTGTGAATGTAGATTCTGATGGACATTGTGGGTTTTGTGCCATTGCGGCATTACTTGGCATGAGTGAGCAAAATTGGGGAGATATTCGTCTTAACCTGATTGAAGAGTTACATGTTTTTCGTGCTGAGTATTCACAATTATATGGATCTAATATGCGTGTAGATGAGTTAATGCATGCACTCTCTTGCTTTGAGTCTGTTGCACCTCCCCAGCACTGGATGACATTACCTGACATGGGACACTTGATCGCTTCAAAGTATAATGTGGTCTTGATCCATTTGTCTAGACTTCAATGTCTTACCTATCTTCCGCTGAGATCAGTACCTCCTCCATCACTACAACACAGAATTATTAGTATTGGTTTTGTgaatgattgtcattttgttcaggtattcttatttgttattatgttgtgtatttggattattatatagttattagattgttattaataatacatgttattattatttttcaggtGTTTCGTAAACCAAACTCGCCAATACCTCCTGTTGCACTCAAGTGGCATAGATATCGAGCTGATAGTGCATAAGAATGGGAAACACCATATATAGCTAGAATTGAagcatttttatctatgattgaCAAAAATGTGGCAACTaaagatattattgatttaagtgatggttgacaaaaatatgaatgtaatgttattgatttaagtgattgataagaaaattatgtggtaatttgtttatcaagttttatttttataaaattataattgtattagTTATAGTTGTTATTGTGTATTAAATATGTGatgtttttataaaatgtgattTGTATGCAAGTACCATTGATATGTTTCAGTtgctttaatttagtttatttaattgttttgaaattacatcaaaatttatattcattttgttttaatttcttttccattgctttaattttaacagaaaattaaattaaaactctcccgaacttcaatattcgGGGGAGTCGATATATCCGAATCGTGTGATTCGGGAACCCGTAGCATTCCTGAACCTCTAAGTTCGGGGTCATCCTCAATCACCGAATCTAGAGATTCGGGAGGATTTGTAAATTCCGAACTCGAAGGTTCGGGAAAATTCTCAATCACCGAACTCATAAATTCAAAAGTATTTGAAAATCTCGAAATTAAGGATTCGGGGCCATCCCCAATCACCGAAGCGAGAGATTCTGTAATTTGAGTGATTCCCGAAGGCTGCACGTCGATACCTCCTTGCCAGCATTTTtaagtatattaaatttatattttttaagttacattatattaaatttatatttctttacttttaatttgtttagttcctttaattttagtaattttaaaagttaaatcaacatttatatttataattttttttagttgttttaatttgagttttcttaaatttttttaaaagttacaacaaaattcatattttcttttatttttttgtcttcaaccgcttaaaatttaatttgtttagttaaatataaaagagaaataaaaattaaataaaattacattaaattaaaactaacaataaaatattattacaaatcacTTAAATAACTTGATCCATTTTAGAAATACAGCCAATAAAagtactaataaaaataattaattgattcaatGTTCCATCCTACTCGTGCTTGAATTAGACATACTCATCATGCTTGAATTAGTCTTGCTCATCTTGATTGGGGGGTTGAGAAGTACGAGATGTGGAGGGTCCGGCAGCATCACACGGGAGCGATGGATTGAAGCTTGTagaagatgataaaatacgGTTTATGTGGATACACGTCTCTCTCCATGCATCTGAGGATACGGGTTCAACACTTGACATGGTAAGATTGAGAGCACGTAATGCAACATCATTacgctggaaaaaaaaaatatcaatgttttttatttaaataaactatattcaataataacttaaacatAAACTTAAAATCTTACTGCTTCAGCAAGACTAAGTAGATCTTGGCCACCTCTATCGAACCCTGATCTACGTTCAGGATTTTGTATCAATGCATGAGTAATAGATCCATACCACGGTAAGTATTCATATGTAAAGTGCCACGGTAATTCACAAGGTCTACCACGTCGATGTGGTggtaataaatgaatatcccatcGATTCCAACTATCGTCAATAAATGCATAAATTACTCGATATGATGCCGTACCTGCACCCCGCTTAGCTTCAATAGGTGATAATGGAGGTGGAGGAATAGTTTGTACATACCCAAACTGTCGTAATAACCTCTCAGGATGGTATGGTTCGATAATATTTCCACATTTCAAACAACCCGAGAAAAATGTAATCTCTGGTAATGGGTGATGTGCACGAGCCCTTCAATACGGCATCCAAATTACCTGCAAgtgttttttttaatgtaaacattaattttagaatatattaattaatttataaaatcataacacgaaaataaaatacctcGTCTGGTGATAAATCATCAATCTGCTCCCTCACAGATTGTAAAGTATCATTATCACGAACAGGTAACCAACGAAGAGCCCGTGGTTGTTCATCACTATATaacaaattgtatttatttctactAAATTGAAAATGTTCATATACCCATGcttgtaaattttatataaataattattaatatatgttaaatatatgtacatacatagagttatgaaattaaaataattacctcgAGTAAAGTAAGATATCCACTGATGCTCTTCACCTCTCGTCTACTCGCAATGCCAAGCTGTCTATATAAATATGCTAGGCATGCAGCTCCCCATGCATAACTACCAATCATACTCAAATCATCCAACAATGTCAAATAGGCCACTGGAATTAATGTACCGCTCTTATCTACAAATAAGCTACagcctaataaaaataacagataTGCTCTACTGACATGTTGGATTTCTTCGTTGGAAACTGAATCTGGTACATGCATGAATGTTTTTCTTAACCAATCTAACTTTACAAATGGTCCTCTATTTTCTGCTATTTGTTGGGCTGCTATATCTATTGAAATCCCAAGTAAACTAGATAATAAATCACGAGCTTCGTTACCACTCAAATGATAAGGGATAGATACGGGCCTTCCAGTGattggaatcttcaaaatagATGACACATCATATAATGTTATACTCAGCTCTCCAAAtggtaaatgaaatgtattCGTCTCTGGCTGCCATCTTTCTGTAAATGCTGACACAATCGTAGGATTTATAAAACGATACGTGCAATCTATCAAAGGTGATAAACTAGAGGCCATAACGATATCGCGAACACGTTGATTATTTAATGGCCATTCGGGAATTTTTAATCCATGACTTCTACATTTTAATACACCTCTTtcctattaaaataaaaaaatataataaaaaaatacttaattatttcaattataataataacattggtgtaacaaaaaaataatataacttaccTCTCCTGACCATATTGCAAACGCAACGTGATTTTTAAAGCTTTTCAGAATGGATGGATCCTCAGGGCCTCCAGGTAATGGTCCAACAGAAATATCATCGTGATCGGATGGTTGCTCTTGCTGACTAGCCTCAGTAGCATCAGCAGCAATGGCAACAGATGGTGAGGCATGTGGCTCTGAAAGAGATGGATATACTGGTTCTGATACATCTAGTGGCTCACTAGTACCCTctactcttctccttctcctcgaTGCAGTGGGACGCTGTCGAGAGGAAGAAGCAAGAGCTCGTTCTGCTTTATTTCTTCTCCTGCGTACCATATCTATACAATATAacacacaaattattaatatttttctaaaacacaagattaattaaaaaaattaattaggcaAGTTTCAGGGGTTGGGGTTACCCAAACAATTTAGGGGAACTCGCACCCCCCCTCCCCGAACAACCCAGTTTGGGGGAAAAAATTTCCCCCGAACATCATTGGGTAGGGGAAAATTTTTCCCCCGACAAACCCAGTTCAGGGGAACCCATCCCTCAAATGCCCAAGTCTGTCGAATCAAAATGAACAATAAACAATATGAATCAAAATGTTTACCTATTTATGCGATTTGGGGGACTCCAACAGGCTGGATGAGGCAAACAAAGTGGACGAGGCTAAGTCGATGGCACTgtcacagaagaagaagaagaagaagaagaagaagaagaagaagaagaatgaggaggaGAAGAATAGGGTTTGATGTGCGTGGGTGTAGTTTTTGAGGGTTGAGTGTGTGGAGGGTATATTTGGCATGTAAATGGTTGCAAAAAGGAATAAGTGTGGCTGcaaatagtaaaattaaatattttagttagaATGGTTACAAAGAGCAAATtctatggttgcaaatagaattacCCTTTCCAATTTTCGGACAAAAGAAAGATTGGATTTTGAACAGGCCAATGCAATTTGTCCCCCAACCATTTCTTCCTCagatattctctctctctctctctctccccctcaccCGCCCATCCATCTTCTCATGATCGACGTCACCCCCACCGGCCAGTCGGACCGCCGCCTTCACCTGCCAGTCGCACCGTCGCTCTCACCTGCCGGCcatgtctttctctctctcccacgaCCGACTGTCGCCCCCACCTGTCAACCGCACCGCCAGCCAGCCACTGCACCTGCCAGTGCCGGCTGTGGTGCCTACCGTCGCCCCCACCAGCCGGCCACTGCATCCGTCACCCGCCAGACCTTCTCGATTGTTCTTGTCCCGTTGTTTGGTATTTGGTCCGTCAATGGGTGTTCTGGATGAGGGGCACAACAGTGTAAGTTACTGATTAATCCCGTATTGAGGGGCACAGCAGTGGATGATGAGGGgcacacatattatatatttttagattatttgaacaaaatattttgaagtaTAGAAAAACTAGTGCTTGTCGTTGCATTAAATGAATCAGAATATTTGTAAAGTACTTCTGTTGCATTTGATTTGGATTTTGGTTTAGATGTTTCCAGGTGgtctattatattttttgttctaTTATCTTCTAGAGCCTGTCTAGATGGGAATGAAACTCATGGCACTTTTGTGTATATTCTAGCGACTTGTTCACTTGTTCATGGGACTTTTGGTGATTTCTGGGACAAATTTTATTGAGTTATTGGATTCAGTTTTAAGCTGAGATACGCTCTTCAATCGTTCATTTGGTGAAGTAATTGGCCTACCATTCTTGTTCATTTGTGAAGTTGGCTATCTTATTTAAATGAAGgtttaaatgttttttaataaattaagtaGAGCAAGACTAGGAGAAATTAGGGAGGCCCTAGGCATtctttaaatagaaaataattttcatcataCAATGAAATTTACTGAAAAATAATGCATTTCAGGATTCGTGAATGAGTTCATCCagttattttggtaaaaatacaTACTAGTAGTAAAACATTATAAACTTTAGGAGGAGAAATACATGAGGAGAGATGAAACTCTGAACTGACTcccttaattttgataaaacatTATAAACATATTGAATTGATTTACATGTCTTCCACAGTCCCTAATGACAGTGCCCCCTATAATCTTATTAGCTACCAAATATATGACCAGCAGTCAGCACTGGATCAAAGTTTGCTTAATATATTAGTACCAAATTGATGAAGACCAGTTGTTGGGATTTAATGAGTTGATTTAATAAAcccacataatatatatatacacatctgATCTGATCTGATCTACGTAATCTTTTATATATGAATTTGtgatgtgtgtgtttgtgtgtgtgtatgcaggTTTATACTGAGATCAGGGCACCCGCCTCTTATGACGATCACTGCAAGAAAttttggatttagcgacggattttcaGCAACGGAAACTTCCATCGCTATTTTGCGATGGAATAGTGACGGAATTACGACGGATtgcgaaattttttttttttatttatttagcaacggattttagCGACTGAATTTtttccgtcgcaaaaaaataagaaaattaatttttttcgacTAAAATATacttccgtcgctaaaaatagcgacggaaataATTTTCCGTCGTTagattttaatgataataaaaaaataaaaattaaaattttatatagcGACAGAAAAAAaattccgtcgcaaaattttaaaataaaaaattaattttcatattagtttaaataattaaaataaaattttaaatttaatttttttattattaaaatttaccgACGAAAATATacttccgtcgctaattttagcgacggaaagaaATTTccatcattatattttaatgataataaaaaataaaaattaattttttatatagcgacggaaaaaaaattccgtcgcaacattttaaaataaaaaattaattttaatattagtttaaataattaaaataaaattttaaatttagttttttattattaaaatatagcgacggaaatatccTTCCGtcgttatatttaaaataaaaaatgattttaagttaatttataaatattcaaaTCCGTACATTTCGTTAATgttgatcaagaaaaaaataaatatatctatttattatttgtcctttctaattttgtctctgagttatagatgaaattcaacaatCTAAAATCTACTATATTGATCAGATGGGTTCTGTCATTAGTATTGTTCTATTCTATAATTGAGAATCCTAAGTTCGAtgaatgttttgaatttttattttttaaatttttttatgaaacttgAAAATTACCCTAAAAATTTATAGATGTTATGTACATttcgtttaatataatttttatttataaaaaaattaattaataaataattcaatatatcaaattaattttttaaattaatttttaaataaatattaatttaaaatacaataatttaaattattttatcatcacattttagataattacagtaagattttaaaaaatgatttaataataaaattttatttaaaatatattatttttatcaattaaataattattaatattatttttataagttatattattttttatataattaaaatattaaaataaataaattcaagaggcgaaaatttattttaataatagttttaataataaaaaaataaaaaatacattttagatagagatagaatttattttctatcgtTAACTTTAGCAACAAAATTTATCTTCCGTCGCAAATATTAGAGATGGAAATAAATTATGTccctaaagtttaaaataaaaaaaattaatattagtttaaattaaaaaaataataaattctgtCACTATTTTTTGCTACACAAAACTATTTTtatcgctaaaaaattgaattttaattgtaCGTTTTTTGCTTTTCAAATATAGAGCCGGAAAATTTTTTTGtcgcaaattttaaaaataacaaattaaaatttaatatggaatcaaataacaaaacaaaaaaaaataaatttagtgacagattgACCGAGTCCATTGCTGAAATAGAGACGGAACTTtcaatccgtcactaaatttaatttttatttattatttaatgaatttataaatattaaaatctattagaaattaaatatattaatttatatttaattaaatatacatttaaacatgagatgaatataaaaaaattaatttataaaatttagataaatatattaaatttaaaaatcataatattactaaattctaaatacatcaattaatatatttcatgtgcataaaaataaaaataaaacaatatcgaGAGATTACATATATAGAAAAGAGTTTATGAGCTATCTTATCAATGTCTTATTCTCTATAATTaggagaattatataaaaatgaaataattaaatgtataattaagtcattcacaataaataataaaaaataaaatatataataaaatatttatgtagtGCTGGTTAAAATGAGCAGGATAAATAAGTATGAAGATAAGTCCGAAATAGTTTTCAGATTAAAATATGGAATAATGGTTTTctcccttaatagttatactataaaaaaactatagaagattaatttttatttttgaagtttaagtgttatgtataaaatattaatgttgaacaagatttaatccatatctctctcttttcttttggcagtatttgttaaaatttgatataaccTATTTGTTTGTATGACAATATGTCgttagtttttaaaatgtattattttttaatttctaattttatttttggtttttactactttattggatcaaattaattaaaattcggtataatcaaattaattgaatcaaattaataaaaattatcattttttgttaaattcgcttctattcaattaatgttttttaaaaaaattagttttttgttttcgattatatttttagttaaaaatagtCAAATCGATTGGATTTTAAGACAATGATGTTTTTATGGTAataaaatgacgtcatttttgGCCTATCACACAATTTTTCAACTTGTTCGA is from Diospyros lotus cultivar Yz01 chromosome 2, ASM1463336v1, whole genome shotgun sequence and encodes:
- the LOC127794078 gene encoding uncharacterized protein LOC127794078 gives rise to the protein MVRDLGWGRWQFYMVRDIGRGPLDLDPMVQLFIAAKMKPGKNVIGCWLGPAHVRAESAHAKLKRHLGSSQGDFESSWTIINSLIELQHTEIKGSFEKSLTLVQHNFKPEIFRELRGIISRNAMNMVLKQTQIAQKIGVDKISCGCVIRSTHGLPCAHEIAEFIIQGRPIPLSVVHSHWRKLHLMQTSCDEDISSLLMIELEIDTIYKKFQLESEAGKLVLKQKLRELVDPATTSLMALSVKVKTKGKPSSKKKYHFDSSTKRDPSYFEIVQSSHDNTTPVIQSSSKIRKECKHSKSRVNVKYRLQGYDDSFPPNIQYFIHNIVNVDSDGHCGFCAIAALLGMSEQNWGDIRLNLIEELHVFRAEYSQLYGSNMRVDELMHALSCFESVAPPQHWMTLPDMGHLIASKYNVVLIHLSRLQCLTYLPLRSVPPPSLQHRIISIGFVNDCHFVQVFRKPNSPIPPVALKWHRYRADSA